The window CATTTTCCAGGCCGCTTTTACATTCAGTCCGCAGGTGTGCGGGCCGGCGAACCCGACCCTTTTGCGATAGCCATCATGGAAGAAATGGGCCTCGAAATGGGCCGGCACCGGCCGCGTACCTTCGAAGACATCGAAGACAGCTTCTTCGACCTGATCGTCACACTAGCTCCCGAGGCGCATCACAAGGCACTCGAGTTGACCCGAGATCAGGCCGTTGATGTCGAATACTGGCCTACAATGGACCCCACGCTGGTCCAGGGCAATCGAACGGCGATTCTGGATGCTTACCGGAGCATGGCCAACGGGCTGC is drawn from Pseudomonadota bacterium and contains these coding sequences:
- a CDS encoding low molecular weight phosphatase family protein — encoded protein: MAAHPDQLHDEPSSVLFACSMNAVRSPIAERIAKHHFPGRFYIQSAGVRAGEPDPFAIAIMEEMGLEMGRHRPRTFEDIEDSFFDLIVTLAPEAHHKALELTRDQAVDVEYWPTMDPTLVQGNRTAILDAYRSMANGLLMRMRKRFARS